The genomic stretch GTGGCTCCGAAACGGATGCTTCCGTCATTTGTTGCCTGGCTTGCGACAATCTGTGCTCCGTCCAGGATTCGGTCCAGTTCGCGGAGACGACGGTCGATTTCGCGGACTCGCATACGTCCGTAGGTGTAGGCCGCATTTTCGCTACGGTCCCCTTCGGCAGCTGCAGCCTGTACCTGGTTTATCATGGCAGGACGTTCAACAAACTTCAGGTGTTCCCATTCTGCCTTGAATTTTTCAAAGCCTTCCTGTGATATAAGATGTTTCATGCTGTCAAATGTAGAAATTTCGCTAAGGGAGAATTTCGCACTTTTCGTTGATTATGAATTTTGCTATCTTTGGCGCACGATGAGTTTAATGGATCGGTTACCCAAAAGAAGGCAGGAATCCAAGTATAAGCGCCTGAGTCGCATATACTATAATCGCATGTTCCCCAAGAACCAGGATGCCATGCGTGTTGCCTGGTCTGTTTTTGCAGGTGTGTTTATCGGTATTTGGCCCACCATCGGTGTTGCCATTATTTTGACTGTTGCCTTCTGCGCCCTGTTCAAGTTGCCAAAGGTTCCTGGTGTGGTTTCCTCCTTTGTGGCCAATCCATTTACCCAGTTTGGGCTGTTCTACCCGGCAGGCTATTACATTGGTTGCCGCATTATTGAACCGGACAAGATAAACTTCGACTTTTTGTCCGAG from Fibrobacter sp. encodes the following:
- the greA gene encoding transcription elongation factor GreA, with translation MKHLISQEGFEKFKAEWEHLKFVERPAMINQVQAAAAEGDRSENAAYTYGRMRVREIDRRLRELDRILDGAQIVASQATNDGSIRFGATVKLRDIKTKRERVYSIVGEKEIDPLQGRISMKSPVGEALMGKKQGEQVQVQVPKGLVTYEIVEVNY